From a region of the Pan paniscus chromosome 19, NHGRI_mPanPan1-v2.0_pri, whole genome shotgun sequence genome:
- the ABHD15 gene encoding protein ABHD15: protein MPPWGAALALILAVLTLLGLLGPRLRGPWGRAVGGRTLPGAQDRDDGEEADGGGPADQFSDGREPLPGGCSLVCKPSALAQCLLRALRRSEALEAGPRSWFSGPHLQTLCHFVLPVASGPELAREYLQLADDGLVALDWVVGPCVRGRRITSAGGLPAVLLVIPNAWGRLTRNVLGLCLLALERGYYPVIFHRRGHHGCPLVSPRLQPFGDPSDLKEAVTYIRFRHPAAPLFAVSEGSGSALLLSYLGECGSSSYVTGAACISPVLRCREWFEAGLPWPYERGFLLHQKIALSRYATALEDTVDTSRLFRSRSLREFEEALFCHTKSFPISWDTYWDRNDPLRDVDEAAVPVLCICSADDPVCGPPDHTLTTELFHSNPYFFLLLSRHGGHCGFLRQEPLPAWSHEVILESFRTLTEFFRTEERIKGLSRHRASFLGGRRRGGALQRREVSSSSNLEEIFNWKRSYTR from the exons ATGCCGCCGTGGGGCGCCGCCCTCGCGCTCATCTTGGCCGTGCTCACCCTTCTCGGCCTGCTCGGCCCGCGGCTCCGGGGACCCTGGGGGCGCGCCGTCGGAGGGAGGACCCTGCCGGGGGCCCAAGACCGAGACGACGGGGAGGAGGCGGACGGCGGAGGCCCGGCGGACCAGTTCAGCGACGGGCGCGAGCCACTGCCGGGAGGGTGCAGCCTTGTCTGCAAGCCGTCGGCCCTGGCCCAGTGCCTGCTGCGTGCCCTGCGGCGCTCAGAGGCGCTGGAGGCCGGCCCGCGCTCCTGGTTCTCCGGGCCCCACCTGCAGACCCTCTGCCACTTCGTCCTGCCCGTGGCGTCTGGGCCTGAGCTGGCCCGGGAGTACCTGCAGTTGGCGGACGATGGGCTAGTGGCCCTGGACTGGGTGGTGGGACCTTGTGTTCGGGGCCGCCGTATCACCAGCGCCGGGGGCCTTCCTGCGGTGCTTCTGGTGATCCCCAATGCGTGGGGTCGCCTCACCCGCAACGTGCTCGGCCTTTGCTTGCTCGCCCTGGAGCGCGGCTACTACCCGGTCATCTTCCATCGCCGCGGCCACCACGGTTGCCCACTGGTCAGCCCCCGGCTGCAGCCTTTCGGGGACCCGTCCGACCTCAAGGAGGCGGTCACATACATCCGCTTCCGACACCCGGCGGCGCCGCTGTTCGCGGTGAGCGAAGGCTCGGGCTCGGCGCTGCTCCTGTCCTACCTGGGCGAGTGCGGCTCCTCCAGCTACGTGACAGGCGCCGCCTGCATCTCGCCCGTGCTGCGCTGCCGAGAGTGGTTCGAGGCCGGCCTGCCCTGGCCCTACGAGCGGGGCTTTCTGCTCCACCAGAAGATCGCCCTCAGCAG GTATGCCACAGCCCTGGAGGACACTGTGGACACCAGCAGACTGTTCAGGAGCCGTTCCCTTCGAGAGTTTGAGGAGGCTCTCTTCTGCCACACGAAAAGCTTCCCCATCAGCTGGGATACCTACTGGGACCGCAACGACCCCCTCCGGGATGTGGATGAGGCGGCCGTGCCTGTGCTGTGTATCTGCAGTGCTGACGACCCCGTGTGTGGACCCCCAGACCACACTCTGACAACTGAACTCTTCCACAGCAACCCCTacttcttcctcctgctcagTCGCCACGGAGGCCACTGTGGCTTCCTGCGCCAGGAGCCCTTGCCAGCCTGGAGCCATGAGGTCATCTTGGAGTCCTTCCGGACCTTGACTGAGTTCTTCCGAACGGAGGAGAGGATTAAAGGGCTGAGCAGGCACAGAGCTTCCTTCCTTGGGGGCCGTCGTCGTGGGGGAGCCTTGCAGAGGCGGGAAGTCTCTTCCTCTTCCAACCTGGAGGAGATCTTTAACTGGAAGCGATCATACACAAGGTGA